The genomic stretch agtagatgtggcttaagcagtttattgcctgcttcctacatgggagagAGTTCagtccctgatgcctcctaaaatttaaaacacccaacaacaagcaaacaaatgaacagCTAACTCGAGGAAGCTGATATGACTCAATGGTCAAACAACAGCTTCTCACATACTATGTattgggtttaatccccagccccagcacaataaaaaaaagaatatcaattaatataataaatcacattagcactgtgaaagacaaaaaaaaagttcatCTCAATCacataaaaaagatatttgacaaaatccagcatcttttcttgataaaaactcttagaaaaataggaagataCAGAAACTTCCTCAGCACAATATCAGCTAGCATCTTCAATGATGAGGGACTGAAATACCCTCTCTGAGATCAGCAAAATTACAAAGATACCTGCTGTCATCACTATGATTCAACATGCTCTTAGAAACTCTTCCCAGAAtgattagacaagaaaaataaataaaagacatttaaattgGAAATGATGAAgtaatattttctcaaaatacAGTTGACTTGggcatatatgaagaaaattctgaaaaatatacaataaagtgtttcaagctaataaatgaatccagCATGGTGGTGGTGTTCCATGTCAACACTCAttaatcagtagtgtttctatctATATACAAGCAATGGAAAATCAGAAGACATAATTAAGAAAGAACTCCACtcacagtagcaactaaaaaatCAGACATCAATCAATAGATCTCACTAATGAGGTAagggacttgtacatggaaaactaccaaaacatagctaaaagaaatcaaagaagatgtatatcaatggaaggacattctgagTTCATGAAATAGAATACAATTTTTCAgctgtcaatcctacccaaagtgatttgtaaattcaacacaatctcaatgaaaattccaagaccattctttacagaaatggaaaagccagtcatcaaatttttATGGAAGTGTAAGCTGTCCCAAATAGCCTGAAAAATGATGAATGAAATGAGAGAACTACCACTTCACAATCTTAAAAGTTATTATACAAAGAAACCAAAAGCCTTTGTTCAATCTCTGCCCTGGAAGGAGTGGAAGCAAGGAAGATTGAAAAACACACCACATTTCTGTGGTGGTAGGGATTGGGTTCAGAGCACCAGGTTGGAAAGCCAACAGTGGCCATGGCTGGGGCCTATGCACCCAGTAGGAGTGGAACTTGTGTGCACTTTGATCACTCTCTTGGTGCACAGTAGGTAGATTCACCCAGTTCACCTTAAAAGGCTAAAACAGTCCAGATCCCAAGGCAccccaggagggagaggaagtAGGCCTCAGTCTGAGCACTCTCTGGGGGCAGCAAGTGCTACTAGGCATATAGTCAGATGAATTGAAATCAAGGATGCAaagagacatttgcacactgatgttcatggcaaCATTATCCACATTCctaaaagatggggaaaaaaggGTCCATCTatcaatgaatagataaacaaaatatagtatatttaTAAGATAGAacactattcagctgtaagattaaatgaagtcatgatgtaaatgatgaaccttgaggactttatgttgagtgaaataagccaggcacaaaagaacaaatattttatggtatcactaatataaactaaatatgatgaCTAAGCTAAAAGAGTTAAGGTCTGGAGTATAGATTACCAGGAAATAGAAGGAGGTTTGAGAAGGGGAGCTGATAgtcaatgtatgtagaatatttaTTAACATTGACTGTAAAGGTATGCAAATGGATAGAGTAGATGTTACATTATTGTAACTATaaataatattgatttttataaatataattgtggGCAAAAGGGTAATCTTGGGACATAAATGGCAATTGAAGGAGTGCTAGAGTACAAATTAAACTAGGGCATTATTACATAATGAACTCGATAGTGGATAataataaatacaagaatgttctttaatgaactagaacaaatgaatATCACTAtttcaaggtgttaagaatatagtgatacatgggaaaatacaactaacatTACTTTGGACTATAGGTAATAgtgttattttaatattcttgcaacAGTAGTAAAGAAGTATCATATCAATGCTAAGATTTAACAAGAGGAGTGTATGGGGGTAtattggatttttccttttggaatgatGAAAGCATTCTACAAAttacagcacaactctgtgatgaagtTGAAAACCCCTgactgtacattttggatggattatTCAGTGCATGGCAATATATAACACAGCGAATCCTGTGGTGACTCATGGATTGTGGtttacagtacaaatatgagaatattcccTAATGAACAATAACACATTtccaatacatggtgttaatagcagtgtggtttatggaaaaaaatacaccaaatgtacgctatggactaTAGGTAGCAATAATATTTGGATGATGTTCTTTCAATATTTGTAACAAGAGTTCCACAAAGGAATCTGCTGGTGAAGTGGTATGTTAtgcaagattgttttgtaagctcacagcttttctaatttaaaaaataatattataataaagtTATTATAAAGCCCATTAAGCATGGGTATGATACAGTGACAGATATACAGACCAGTGTATTTGAATTGATAGATCAAACTCCAATCTcagtttatggccaactgatttttgacaagggggcacaagcaagtaaaagaaaaaataggtaaatggtacctcataaaaaaagtcctttttgttcaaagaaatttatcatgaaaataaaatgacaacctacacaatgggagaatatatttggaatccacatatctgataaagattaaTGTCCCAGAATCAATAAAGAGAacttacaatagcaaaaaaacaaacaacccaatcaaaaaagggcaaaagacttgaacagacataactgtaaagaaaataaacaaatggccagaaagcacatgaaaagatgaacaaCATCATTACTTCTcatgtaaatgcaaatcaaaaccacaatgagatactatttcatgcCTATTAGAAGGTctggtatttaaaaaaaggaaaacagcatatattggagaggatgtggagaaatataaataaaaatacttaaacaCTGCTaggggaaatgtaaaatggtgtggccaATGTGGAACAAAATTGTGCAGGTCCTCAGAAACCTTAGTGTAGAATTAGCATGTGAGCCAGCAACCCTATACATACATACGTGGTATGTACTcataagaattgaaagcagagactttaACAGATATTTGgtcactgatattcatagcagcattattcccaatttcCAAAAATCTGAAGCAAGCCAAGTATCtatcaactgaaaaatggataaacaaattaccATGtttacatgcaatggaatattattcagctgtaagagggaatgaagttctgataaacaTGACAACAGGCATGAACATggaagacatgttgaatgaaataagccagatacaaaaggataaataatatATGATCTCATTGCTTTgtaacaattagaataagcaaattcatagagatataatctagaatataaattattaGGTGATGAGGTGTGGATAGGGAATGTGAAGGTAAAGCTTAAAATGGTTAAGTTTcctttttggaatgatgaaatgtcttgataatggatggtggtgacagttgCACAATTTTGTGAAATTAATTACCAGCACTGAAATGTATATCTAATTTTGATTCAAAGAGGAAATGTTATATTGTATGtagggaaacagaataaaaaaattttaaatatccgAGGagctacactacacagtgaacacTAAGTTAAACAATgtactacagttaatagtacaattataaaaatgtatcatcaattgtaacaaatcttcTACATTAATGCAAATCATTAATACCAGGTTGGTGTATgagaatcctttattttatgcatgattgttctataagcaCACAATTTCtctaacaatgaaaaaaggaATAGTAAAAATCCTAACAAAATCatttactaatttaaaaaattgagtttCACATATATTAGTATTTTAGAGAAATATTGTTCTCCACATGAGCAAGAACATTTCCCAAACCTTAGAGACTTTTCTTATAGGATTGTTGTGATATTAACAAAGATGAATTATTTTGGTATTATATAATGAATTATATCATATTTGGATGATGTGCAATACTCTGTGGATCAATATTTTACAGAAGAAACTTCATATAAGAAATCATGCATCTGTAAACATCCTCTTAAGTGTCTAAATATATCAGTGAATTTAAATGTAACAGTATGAAAATTTCACTCATATGGTGGAAGATTACGAATTGCAAGAAACcaccatttattgaatttttGTATAGAGTCACAATAGAATAAAATGGTTATTTGAAAGTGATATTAAattattcctttccttttgtagccattatttttgtaaatattccaTTTGTGTgaagccatattttcttcatatccttcaatcaaaaaaaatgttgcaaagttaaaaataaaataaaacgatTTGAGAATCTGGCTCTGTTCAATTGATCCAAACATTGAAGAGGTTTTCAAAATTTAGAAAGGGGTTTCTTCTTCCCAGTATTTGAATAGTTATCTCCACTCTCCAAACTTCCCAGCTGAATTGTTTAATTCTGTTGATATCCTGTAGGGGTAAGTAGAATCTTCTATTTCTGAGCCTTCATTTCCAAGATTTCACTGGAACATCTTAGCCTCTCCCAAATTCTGCTTCTTTCCAGACTGACAATCGTTAATGAGAAGTTTCAGAACAATTACAAATCATGTCCTTTCCTAAGAAGTGTAAAATTGACACTCTGAATGCAACCTACCTATATTGTTTACATCACTAAGTCTCGCTCTatgtgaaactttaaaaaaaaatgtttaatttttaaaatcatctcaAATTCTGCCTGTGCTTGTTCACTTATTTTTAGTTTAGAAGCTGCATGGTCAattattggtttttaattttttagttaattttaatcTGCATATGAATTCCCTCAAAGCCATAATTTTAGTCCATAATCTTAGGAAAATGTGTTTTCTTAGGGTAACACAAGTTTTTGGATTTTTTATATGGAACTAAATTACATTTATGATctgatataaaatttaaaactttgaatCTCCTATAATACTATTGAGTGGGTCTTTTGTTAAGTTTAACAAAATATTACGATGTGTTTCGAAGAAACACCACTACAAATTTAATTGACTTCAAGGGTATAGGCAATGATCTTTCCCAATGTGTTGGTAGCTAATACAATTATCTGCCTAATTATATTTTCTACTTCAAAAAATGAGTGTAGTATAAGAAAACACATATAAGAAGGATGCTACAGAAAAAAATTTGcacaaaatattttgcaatacAACAGAAACTTACCTGGATATAATCAACATAAGCATGTCAACACTATTATGATGATGATTTATTTAAATCATtgctaaaatgtaaaatatatttctaaagacAATGGGATTATgtacatacaaataaaataataaaatacaaattctaaATTTGTATAATTATAGATCTTTGATTCTAGATTTCccacaaatgaaaattaaatagtacTAAAAATCTACTTTAACATAAATAGCTTTAGCATGAAAATAATATCATTGAAATAAGATATCATTATGCTCTGAAATGCTTCAGGAAAGCacaataaaataagttaaaattagCACAACTGTTTATGAATGAAGATATTGCTGCAACCTAGAAAAACATATATGTGAGAGAACCAGACAGTATAGTCATCCTTCAATAAATATAGGAATTCATGCCTGATGCTGAAAGGATGCTTTTTGGAGAAATAATGACAGGTGCAATCCTTTTCTTTGATACTGTGTTTAGAAGAGAAGGTTAACTAGAATGACAGCAAATGAACACTGAATTCGTACTGCCATGAAGAAAATGGAATGGTTAGATACTGAATCAAATATAATTATTATGGAAATTGTtatgaaggaggaaagaaagaacttATCTTAATCTCTTATTAAGCAGGTAAAATTAAAGAAAGGCGAGGAAGTATAGTAGGTCTCATTTGTAATAAAGCCATTCTCAGAAAAGCCACAGAACTAGGTCATTCTGCCATAGACCGGGAGATATCAAAAGTCATCCTAGTTACCTGATACATGAAGAAAATCATTGCGTATGTATGTTCAAACCCATTGGCAGATAGAGAAACTTTCTTAGATTGCATGTCTTGTTCACTTTTTGATGttacagaaaatgagaaaatagtcAATGGATGTATTTAGgcagagttttaaaatatatttaaggaaatactGTAAATGTGACTGAATGAAAAGTTGCTGAACTTTCACctcatattaaaaaaacatttatttgtcTAGATTCTTTAGACTCTTTTTGTCATATGAATGCTGATGTAATAGGCAGGTccaaaatgaatatgaaaatatgtACATTGATTTTAGAAGACTGCAATTTGTCAATTTCCTATATACTGATTTCCAGATTAGAAGCCTTACCTTGAGGGCAAAGATTGCAtattatttggtgatattctggatttacttcattttgtttttagcatTACCTTAAATTTTTTACTTTGACTCCCAGGGAGATGGCAGCATGTAACAAGATATGAGCAACCTCACCATCGTCACAGAATTCATCCTCATGGACATCAAAAGCTCCTGGGAGCTGCAAGTTGTGCAAGGTCTGCTGTTCTTGGTGGTTTATCTGGGAGCGTTGACTGGGAATCTTCTTACTGTTACTGTCAGAGTGACTGACCCACGTCTAAACTCTCCAATGTATTACTTCATAAGTAATTTATCCCTGATAGGTCTTTGCTATGTTTCAGTTACTGTTCCCAAATTCATTGCAAATTCTCTGGCAGACAATAAATCAATTTCCCTCACAGCATGTGCTGCTCAGATTTTCCTGTTCATCTTCCTTAGCACCACAGACTTTGCCTTCCTGGTGGTGATGTCCTGTGATCACTGTGTTGCCttttgccaccctctgcactatggacTCATCATAACTCCACATAtgtgcacacaggcagctggtggTTGCTGGGCATGTGGGTTGGTCTATTCTGCCATCCACACAGGCACCATATTCAGACTTCCCTTCACACAGTTGAATGTGATCtatcaatatttctgtgatgtATCTCAAATTTTGAGGCTCTCATCTTCAGATGTTCAGTATTACGAATTTGTGGTCCTAGCTGTAGGTATATGCATAGCCATAGTATGTTCTGTTTTACTGTTTCtatcatatattaatatattttcaacaGTGCTTAGCATGAATTCCATGGAAGCCCATAATAAAGCCTTATCCACCTGCACTCCACAGTTGGCAGTTCTACTTATATTTGCAATTTCTGGAGTTATTGATGTCTTAAGTCCCAGTGCAGATAAAGCATCTCTTAGCAGTCTGCTCACAGGCATGTTCTACCCCATGGTGCCCCCAGTTATAAACCCCCTCATCTATAGTCTCCAGAACAGAGAAATTAACACTGCACTAGGCAGAATGTTTAACAGATGTTTTGAATTTCCAACCAGGGTTTTCTATGATTAAAGAATGCTCAAAAACAGAATTTCAAAGAGTGTAATTTATAATTGTATGTTTTTTAAGTTTGAATCTTTCTTTGTAAAATATCTAGAGTTCTCTTGTCtggttatatattttttgacatGTGGCCTTCAGCTATGAATCTGTCATTTTTTTGTACTCTATTCTCTATTTATGTAACTCATGTTTTTTGAAAAAGCTTTCTATATTgtcaaaatactttgaaaaaagtATTATGTTGTTTTAGAGGTAAAAATTTTATACAGCATTATAGAAGACCATGCCTTATACATCAGCAGCTAAAGTGATGTgtatagattttataaaatttcatggtAACGGTTACCTCCACCCTGGAAAAAATATTGAGTGTTTTTGATTagataaacattcttttcaaattcttcttcttgCATTCACTCATGTATATATGGCTGGTCTAAGAAATAAAGTGATTAAAACAAAGAGGGAACTTTGGAATTAAGGACTCAATAAGGATATAGCACTAAGAACTTTACAAAAGCTGGAACCTTAGAGGTGTGTTCAGGAGGACTATAAAAACCCTGAACTTTAACACATGATATAGTTTGCAAGTTATAGGTGTTTCTTCAGCTCTGTATGAAAAAAATGTGTGCTGCCCTTGCTTCATTAAACATTATCCATGATGAGAAACAGGATTTCTTAGTTATAGAATGAATGAAGCATTGGCCTGTAGAACAACAATCTTGCTAATACTATGTGATTCATTTTTTCTAAAAGTAAGATATAAAAGTTAAAccctgaatatttttattttcctgattccTAAAGGATTAGTCAGTCTTTTTACAGCCGTTTTGTGTCTCAGAATTGAATTCTTTGTAGCCCCCCTCTTTAACTCCAGcacatcattacattttatgcacttATGCTTGTTTATATTCAGCTGCAATGTGCACAATTTATAAAATAGTCTCATTACAGATCAGTTTATTCAACTTAGAGAACTTAGAGGAAAGAAGTTGATGAACACAGAACTGTCATCAAAACTAATAATTCTAGTAAAAATCTGAATTTTACTCATATTCATCCAATGTctgattgatatatatatatatatattcaatgctTTGACAATTGAGAAACTcaccatatttctttttttaaattaatttattgaaatatatcacccacacacaaacgtacataaacaatgaatgtatagtaatagttgtgaacttacaaagaaacatatataacatcatacaggactctcataactcaccctaccactaacactgtacattattgttaaacctttttaactaatgattaaagaacattgtcaaaatattactactaccaaaagtattttcccccaaccttccctattattattatctttatgtcatttatatatgaacatacataaataattaaatgtatagtaaaagttgtgaatttacaaagcaaacatgcataacatcatacagggatcccatacatcaaccctccaccaacaccttgcattgtcctgagatgtttgttacaaattatgaaagaatattttcaaaatcttactactaattatagtctttatcttatatttggtgtgtttttccttcaACACAccttgttattaatttttaaatatattctttatgacagaagttgtaaacttataaaataatcacgcacatatgcagaattcccaagcaacacccctcaaTCAACACACCACtgtgtggtagaacatttgttgcagataaggtattatcatctgattgttaccatgtccatagtatacatttggttcacattttccatactgccccattatcaaacagtacatctttggcatatatGCAAGAATATCGTATTATTACTggtaaccatagtccataggccacagttgtatttttcccatgcattcccaacaccctgcagtagtgatatacatttgctctacctcacaaagggcactcttgcatctgtaccattaaccacaattctcattcacctcttggtttactgtgctcttcagttcttagattattctctagccttcTGTCAAACAGCATTTATATCCCTataccatttttagccacatccctatttgtaaactagctattactatttttaccatccatactatgcatttccacacttttacagtaaagctaattaaaacttctacacacattaaacatcagtagtccatctcagttctcctcttatctctattaagaatccaacacctactaccaggtcttgaagatattttcctaaaatttcttcttgaagttttatggttcttgcttttatttttaggtttttgatccattttgagttaatttttggatgaggtgtgagatagaggtcctctttccttctgttggctgtagatatccagttctttcagcatcattttgctgaatggactctTCTACCTGATctggtgggtttgacaggctagtcaaaaatcacttgatcgtACATGTtagagtctgtttctgagccattaaTTTTGtgccatttttctatgtatctgtctttatgccagtaccatgctgtttttaccactatagcttggtagtatgaattaaagtccagaaatgagtcCTTTTAcattatttctggctattcaggaccacttattcttccaaataaatttgctatttgtgttttcttttcttttcttttttttttttttaatgctggtggaatttttatcagggttgcattgactctgtatatcaatttgtgtagaattgacatcttaatgatatttagtccttcaatccatgagcacgggaatgttcttccagttatttaagactttttaaatttcttttaacatgggttgcagttttctgaatgcaagtgctttacatcattaaaGTTTATTACTGACTACTTgtgttttacctgtcatattttattttcaccactcttttgatacttttagttactcttattgatataatcttcatttctagatgctTCTTCAGACctatctcttctgtcttttcttctcaggctctagcacaccctttagtatttcctgaaaatctggtctcttgtttaaaaattttctcggtttctgtttatctgtgaatattctaatcttgccctcatttttgaaagacagtcttgttggatataaaattctttgctggaaatttttctctcatagtgtcttaaatatatcaaaccactgtcttcttgtctacatggtttctggtgagaaattagcacttaatcttattgggtatcccttatatgttatgcattgcttttcttttgctgttctcagaattctctctttgtctttggcatttgatgttctgatcagtatgtatcttggagttggtctattcagatttttttgtatGGGAGTTATGTTggacttcttggacatggatatttatgtccttcaatagggttgggaaattttctaacattatttctttaagtattccttctgccccttttcccttctcttttccttctgggacacccatgacatgtatgtttgcacatctctagctgtcatttaattccctgagaccttgctcaattttttccattcttttcttgatttcttcttttgtatgttcactttcagaggccattttttcaagctcaccaatactctcttctgccacctcaaatctgctattatgtgattccaatgttttctaaatttcatttattgtgcctttcattcccataagatctgctatttttctatgcatgctttcaaattattttttgtgctcatccagtgtcttcttaatatccttaatctctttagccatttcattgaatttattaaggagatttgtttgaatatctatgattagttgtctcagctcctttatgtcatctggaggcttatcttgttcctttaattgggccatagcttcctgtttcttggtgtgggttgtaatttttagttggtgtcttggcatctggattattaCAGTACTTATTCTatgtgcagtttttctcctttagtttagggcttcctgccctttctctcactggttgtacagtaggagccaaggatgtcatTGGTGCTATAAattggaggctcaagctgccttcattgtcccagggatgtgtgaagcttctcccaactttctcctttcccagaggtatggacagagtcacagttgtgtggaataatccaagtcatgcaggcctatactgtggttgcccagagagactgatgaagctcatgtccctttctcccctgcctggggcatggatggagctgcagttgtgggcagcaatccatgCAATACAGGTCCaaggtgactgcagttgccccagtagacttttaattattcagtttgtgccagccaaaggtactctcagttacctggatagactggtgctgagctagccagcctcctccctgccagaggtgggactgatgcctaggctagggctgcaggctgctctgggtgaaagaaaccagttcctactgtcactgtgaatttcagtcagcccagcttcccttcaagctgggggtggggcaaaatggtggccaccggcCTTTTcccaacttggacaaattcacaccccaggtgttcctagggttattacttagccatctgagtctacaaatcagtagctgaaattggcagccaactgtctcctcctcccctgtgaccaattccagtcacagaacagttcctggggcagcttgttccaccagagtaggacaatcaccagcctccatggcttggctggcaatttacCAGAGAGGATGGCACAGGTCCATGCAGCTTTCCCttgttggaggtggcactgggtcttaggctagacctgcaatctgacctggatggaaagaagccagtccccaccatcACTGTGATGTTCAGTCAAACtcccttcccctcatgccaggtacaGAGTAAAGATGgtggcttctggcctctttccgacttggacaggctcaaactttagctgttttcaggattatactttagcccactgaattttactcatcagtagctggagttggtgcccaaccatctcttcctcctccatttttgagaagtggagctttcaattccagccacggaacagctcctgaggtggcttgtgcctctggtggagTATGGGCACCAAGCCTCCGGGGTGTGgggtgctctacttatgagtcttctctgcaggtaagtattctcctccttccattccttcaagtatgttacaggatgcccttctggcctcctgaagcccccaaatgggtgcttcagctaactccagatagctctgggtttTTAGTAACTGCCCTGTGACAGGAGCtgaatctaggagctccttactccactgccatcttgctgtcatctcccatatttctttttaaatgttatttgttcCTACCTAAGTTTTCATCACTGTTGTTTCCTGGGTAAAGACATCACTAATTTTACATTCAA from Dasypus novemcinctus isolate mDasNov1 chromosome 17, mDasNov1.1.hap2, whole genome shotgun sequence encodes the following:
- the LOC131273826 gene encoding olfactory receptor 14I1-like; translation: MSNLTIVTEFILMDIKSSWELQVVQGLLFLVVYLGALTGNLLTVTVRVTDPRLNSPMYYFISNLSLIGLCYVSVTVPKFIANSLADNKSISLTACAAQIFLFIFLSTTDFAFLVVMSCDHCVAFCHPLHYGLIITPHMCTQAAGGCWACGLVYSAIHTGTIFRLPFTQLNVIYQYFCDVSQILRLSSSDVQYYEFVVLAVGICIAIVCSVLLFLSYINIFSTVLSMNSMEAHNKALSTCTPQLAVLLIFAISGVIDVLSPSADKASLSSLLTGMFYPMVPPVINPLIYSLQNREINTALGRMFNRCFEFPTRVFYD